The following proteins are encoded in a genomic region of Longimicrobium sp.:
- a CDS encoding glycosyltransferase family 4 protein → MRILFANDGIGDAGGVQTYLAAVMPALAARGHDVALLHLDALRGGEGTPAPSGAPHFCIAERGMDGALADARAWRPDVAFSHNMRPLDVDRALMAMAPAVKFMHGYFGTCIGGQKAHLFPHPTPCERRFGPACLALYVPRRNGRLSLPYISEQWRWANEQKSLFARYAAVVTASGHMRREYVRNGVAETKAHAIPLFSTLEIGEDAGAPAEFRVLFLGRMTRLKGGDALIRAVARTSREIGRPIALTMSGDGPQRGEWEQLARALGVAAAFPGWVDADERLRLFRAASVLAVPSVWPEPFGLVGLEAGSQGVPSIAFDVGGIGEWLKDGDNGRLVPGHPPRAEALGDALARAATHPDELAAMRPRALATARRMSLDAHVDALEHVLAAASGGASGDVSAASSVDSAGSA, encoded by the coding sequence ATGCGCATCCTCTTCGCGAACGACGGGATCGGCGACGCGGGCGGCGTGCAGACGTACCTGGCCGCGGTGATGCCGGCGCTCGCCGCGCGCGGCCACGACGTCGCGCTCCTCCATCTCGACGCCCTGCGCGGCGGCGAGGGAACGCCGGCGCCGTCGGGCGCGCCGCACTTCTGCATCGCCGAGCGGGGGATGGACGGCGCGCTGGCGGACGCGCGCGCGTGGCGGCCGGACGTGGCGTTCAGCCACAACATGCGCCCGCTCGACGTCGACCGCGCGCTGATGGCGATGGCGCCGGCCGTCAAGTTCATGCACGGCTACTTCGGCACCTGCATCGGCGGCCAGAAGGCGCACCTCTTCCCCCATCCCACCCCCTGCGAGCGGCGGTTCGGCCCCGCGTGCCTGGCGCTGTACGTGCCGCGGCGCAACGGACGCCTGAGCCTGCCCTACATCTCCGAACAATGGAGATGGGCCAACGAGCAAAAGTCGCTCTTCGCGCGCTATGCGGCCGTCGTCACCGCCAGCGGCCACATGCGCCGCGAGTACGTCCGCAACGGCGTGGCGGAGACGAAGGCGCACGCCATCCCTCTCTTCTCCACCCTCGAGATCGGCGAGGACGCGGGCGCGCCGGCGGAGTTCCGCGTGCTCTTCCTCGGCCGGATGACGCGGCTGAAGGGTGGCGACGCGCTGATCCGCGCCGTCGCCCGCACGTCGCGGGAGATCGGCCGCCCTATCGCGCTGACGATGAGCGGCGACGGCCCGCAGCGCGGCGAGTGGGAGCAGCTCGCGCGCGCGCTCGGCGTCGCTGCCGCGTTCCCCGGCTGGGTGGACGCGGACGAGCGGCTGCGGCTCTTCCGCGCCGCGTCGGTGCTGGCGGTGCCGAGCGTGTGGCCGGAGCCGTTCGGGCTGGTGGGGCTGGAAGCCGGCTCGCAGGGCGTCCCCTCCATCGCCTTCGACGTCGGGGGTATCGGCGAGTGGCTGAAGGACGGCGACAACGGCCGCCTCGTCCCCGGCCACCCACCGCGCGCGGAGGCGCTGGGAGACGCGCTCGCCCGGGCCGCGACGCACCCGGACGAGCTGGCCGCGATGCGTCCGCGCGCGCTGGCGACGGCACGGAGGATGTCGCTCGACGCGCACGTCGATGCGCTGGAGCACGTTCTCGCCGCGGCGTCAGGCGGGGCGAGCGGAGACGTTTCCGCCGCGTCTTCGGTTGACTCCGCGGGCTCCGCGTGA